From one Trifolium pratense cultivar HEN17-A07 linkage group LG1, ARS_RC_1.1, whole genome shotgun sequence genomic stretch:
- the LOC123902680 gene encoding WAT1-related protein At3g30340-like, whose translation MKLMHCHELCKPVTILILVNLALAFVNLLLKMVLNEGMDYMSIVTYRQAISFIFMAPIAWFYERKHKLEAHIICLLFLSALVGVTIPQYLFLLGLQYTSATFSCAFLNMVPVFTFIMSLPFGIEKVNMKSKSGKAKILGTIVCIGGVLILALYKGISINSSQSQHIANTYTSAPPKLGKWIIGSILLTAGCIMWSSWFVIQAKISKKYPCQYSSTAILSLFAAIQSAILTLVIKRNNASWILKGKLEILCVIYAGMVGSGLCYVAMSWCVKQRGPVFTAAFTPLLQIFVAVLDFTILKEEIYLGSIAGSVLVIVGMYVLLLGKSMEEEQCVIKDTQANQDVECQ comes from the exons ATGAAGTTAATGCACTGCCATGAACTGTGCAAGCCAGTTACTATCTTGATTCTAGTTAACTTAGCTCTTGCTTTTGTCAATTTACTTCTTAAAATGGTTCTCAATGAAGGAATGGACTACATGTCCATTGTAACATATCGACAAGCTATTTCATTTATCTTCATGGCACCTATTGCATGGTTCTATGAAAG GAAACACAAATTGGAGGCTCACATAATATGTCTCCTTTTTCTCTCTGCTCTTGTTGG AGTAACAATCCCTCAATACTTGTTTCTTCTTGGACTTCAGTATACATCTGCCACATTCTCATGTGCATTCCTCAACATGGTGCCTGTATTTACATTCATAATGTCACTTCCATTTGG GATAGAGAAGGTCAACATGAAAAGCAAGAGTGGTAAAGCCAAAATCTTGGGAACTATTGTGTGCATTGGTGGAGTTTTGATATTAGCCCTTTATAAAGGAATTTCCATTAACAGCTCACAATCTCAACACATAGCCAATACATATACAAGTGCACCTCCCAAGTTAGGGAAATGGATTATAGGTTCAATACTTTTGACTGCAGGTTGCATCATGTGGTCTTCTTGGTTTGTTATACAAGCTAAGATTAGCAAAAAGTATCCATGTCAATACTCTAGCACAGCTATTTTGTCACTTTTTGCTGCTATTCAATCAGCAATATTAACTTTGGTTATCAAGAGAAACAATGCATCATGGATCCTCAAAGGAAAGCTAGAAATATTGTGTGTAATATATGCT GGAATGGTGGGGTCAGGCCTGTGTTATGTGGCAATGTCATGGTGTGTCAAACAAAGAGGTCCAGTTTTTACTGCAGCATTTACCCCTCTTTTACAAATATTTGTGGCTGTGCTTGATTTCACTATACTAAAGGAGGAAATATACTTAGGAAG TATTGCAGGATCTGTGTTGGTTATTGTTGGAATGTATGTTCTTTTATTGGGAAAAAGCATGGAGGAAGAGCAATGTGTCATAAAGGATACACAAGCAAATCAAGATGTGGAATGTCAATGA